One Mya arenaria isolate MELC-2E11 chromosome 7, ASM2691426v1 genomic window carries:
- the LOC128240538 gene encoding protein PALS2-like, protein MPAASQDESGLVAVQTLQNNLDRLQDATGASDNEIDFLSNLLSDPTFQAIVDAQDRLEEYREDQPEGPEDEKHAAKCIGDVYHAIGGSIDTDPNVHELNQILGDAHVKALLDAHDDIIDRNFEEMVEEQHRPQLFQSVSSNFQDLEDNIRLVGIMKSDEPLGITVKIEDTGDLVIARILAGSMSDKLGLLHVGDIIKEVNGMPVYTPQMLMDIIRTSEQRVNLKIIPAYQEHHHTSQMFMKAHFTYNPMNDRLIPSKEAGLSFQDGDILLIFNHDDPNWWQAQIVGDEMNRVGLIPSKNLEENRKAFVRSDQDYSKSSLLCGLKRKKKKKIKYSATKNKDWDTADLVLYEEVTRMPPFQRKTLVIVGANGVGRRSLKERLIKSDNRRFAAAIPHTSRAPRDGEIHGKKYFFTDRETMDMEIKADLYLEFGEFNGNLYGTKLETVHDTIRSGRMCVLDVNPTSLKVLKNPEFMPYIIFIAAPSAEALMVMYEEGRRKGVGRGIAGPGTIDFKTEEDFLKIIDESAQIEKVYKSYFDTTIVNDSFEETFREIRKIVDTLSTDTQWVPVNWVY, encoded by the exons ATGCCAGCCGCTAGTCAAGATGAATCAGGACTTG TTGCAGTCCAGACCCTGCAAAACAATCTTGACAGGCTACAAGATGCCACAGGGGCGTCAGACAACGAGATTGACTTTCTCAGTAACCTTCTATCAGACCCAACATTTCAGGCTATTGTTGAT GCCCAAGATCGACTTGAAGAATACCGGGAAGATCAACCTGAGGGTCCTGAAGATGAAAAACACGCTGCCAAGTGTATCGGTGATGTGTATCATGCTATTGGGGGGTCGATAGACACAGACCCAAATGTACACGAGCTGAACCAGATACTTGGAGACGCTCACGTGAAG GCCTTGCTCGACGCTCATGATGATATAATTGACCGTAATTTCGAGGAAATGGTAGAGGAACAACATCGACCACAGCTGTTCCAGTCGGTATCCTCCAACTTCCAGGACCTTGAGGATAATATCCGACTCGTTGGCATAATGAAGAGTGATGAACCACTT GGCATTACAGTGAAGATAGAAGACACAGGGGACCTGGTGATAGCGAGAATCCTGGCTGGCAGCATGAGTGATAAACTTG GTTTACTCCATGTTGGGGACATTATTAAAGAGGTGAACGGTATGCCAGTGTATACACCGCAAATGTTGATGGACATTATTCGCACCTCGGAGCAGCGTGTTAACCTTAAAATTATCCCAGCATATCAGGAGCATCATCATACCTCCCAG ATGTTCATGAAGGCACATTTCACATACAATCCAATGAATGACCGGCTCATTCCCAGCAAAGAGGCGGGATTGTCATTCCAGGATGGCGATATCCTACTGATCTTTAATCATGATGATCCTAACTGGTGGCAG GCTCAAATAGTGGGAGATGAGATGAACCGAGTTGGTCTTATACCGTCCAAGAACCTGGAGGAGAACAGGAAAGCTTTCGTACGCTCGGATCAGGATTACTCCAAAAGCAGCTTAT TATGTGGTTTAAAAcgaaagaagaaaaagaagataaAGTACAGTGCAACCAAAAATAAAG ACTGGGACACTGCAGACCTTGTCTTGTACGAGGAGGTGACTCGTATGCCGCCATTCCAGAGAAAAACCCTCGTCATTGTAGGAGCGAATGGGGTCGGGAGACGATCCCTCAAGGAAAGACTGATTAAGTCAGACAATCGACGATTCGCTGCAGCCATTCCAC ACACATCACGAGCCCCACGTGATGGCGAGATCCATGGGAAGAAATACTTTTTCACAGACCGCGAAACAATGGACATGGAGATTAAGGCTGATTTGTACCTGGAGTTCGGGGAATTCAACGGGAACCTTTACGGGACAAAGTTAGAGACAGTTCATGACACAATCCGGTCAGGACGAATGTGTGTCCTGGATGTGAATCCCACC TCATTGAAGGTTTTGAAGAACCCAGAGTTTATGCCGTACATCATCTTCATAGCTGCACCAAGTGCTGAGGCCCTAATGGTCATGTATGAGGAGGGGCGGAGAAAAGGAGTCGGAAGAGGG ATCGCTGGTCCAGGGACTATTGATTTCAAGACG GAGGAAGatttcttgaaaataatcgATGAGTCTGCACAGATTGAGAAAGTTTACAAGTCATATTTCGACACCACAATTGTTAATGACAGTTTTGAGGAAACTTTCCGGGAAATTCGCAAAATTGTGGATACTCTAAGCACAGATACACAATGGGTGCCGGTGAATTGGGTGTATTAG